A single window of Oncorhynchus keta strain PuntledgeMale-10-30-2019 chromosome 34, Oket_V2, whole genome shotgun sequence DNA harbors:
- the LOC118367662 gene encoding apolipoprotein A-IV-like: MKVLVVLTLAVFTGCHANLFYADEPKPQLEQLTDAFWDYVAKATQTAEDTVQMIRKSQLGQDVNGRITESAYVASQYAISLQEQLPSAAKDLMTKITQEAEVLRERLEQDLGSVKGKLEPYAEEMKTQVQQRVEQLKQDLAPYAESLDSENLSATLLQKSEELKGSLEQSVKELQSQLGPYTDELKQKVDLRLQDFQKRVAPLAENLQSQLTTRAQMVQQSLAPYAEDLKDKLDPYAQDLKAQLTALYQAFTNTN; this comes from the exons ATGAAGGTCCTTGTGGTGCTCACTCTGGCTGTATTCACTG GCTGCCATGCTAACCTGTTCTACGCTGATGAGCCTAAGCCACAGCTGGAGCAGCTGACAGATGCCTTCTGGGACTACGTTGCCAAGGCAACGCAAACGGCCGAAGACACCGTCCAGATGATCAGGAAGTCTCAGCTGGGGCAGGATGTCAA tGGCCGCATCACAGAGAGTGCTTATGTGGCCAGCCAATACGCCATCTCCCTGCAGGAGCAGCTCCCTTCTGCAGCCAAGGACCTGATGACCAAGATTACCCAGGAGGCTGAGGTGCTGAGAGAGCGTCTGGAGCAAGACCTGGGCAGTGTCAAGGGGAAACTGGAGCCCTACGCAGAGGAGATGAAGACCCAAGTCCAGCAGAGAGTGGAGCAGCTGAAACAGGATCTGGCTCCCTATGCAGAGTCCCTGGACTCCGAGAACCTGAGTGCCACCCTGCTCCAGAAGAGTGAGGAGCTGAAGGGGAGTCTGGAGCAGAGTGTGAAGGAGCTGCAGTCCCAGCTGGGTCCCTACACGGATGAGCTGAAGCAGAAAGTGGACCTGCGCCTGCAGGACTTCCAGAAGAGAGTGGCCCCCCTGGCAGAGAACCTCCAGAGCCAGCTGACCACCAGAGCTCAGATGGTGCAGCAGAGCCTAGCCCCCTATGCTGAGGACCTGAAGGACAAGCTGGACCCCTACGCCCAGGACCTGAAGGCCCAGCTCACCGCCCTCTACCAGGCCTTCACCAACACCAACTAA